The Celeribacter baekdonensis genomic interval ACGCTCTGAGGACCCGTTGGACCGGGCGGCCAACCGCGATGCGCTCAAATCCACCGATCTCGACACGCTTGTCGGCACCATCCGCTTTGGCGATGGCCCGCACCCGAACATCTGTAAAACGCCGATCTTTGGTGGCCAATGGGTCAAGGGGGAAACATGGCCGTTTGACCTTAAAATCGTCGACAGCTCCCTCAACCCGGATGTTCTGCACCCCGAGGCGGCGATGCTTCCGCTGGACTGGTCGTAAGGCGCAGCCATGACAGATCAGGCGATTTTGTCAGCGAAAGGGCTGACCAAGCGTTTCGGCGCGCTCACCGTGGTGGAAGACGTCAGTTTTGACGTCGGCCGCGGTGAGGTGCTGGGCATTCTTGGGCCAAATGGCGCAGGGAAAACCACGTTGTTCAACCTGATCAGTGGCGATTTGGCCGCGAATAGCGGGGAGCTGTCTCTGGATGGCTCTCCGCTACGGGCCGAACCACCGTTCAAGCGCTGCAAACGCGGGATCGGGCGCACCTATCAGGTGCCGCAACCCTTTGGTGCGATGACTGCGTTTGAAAACCTGTTGGTTCCGGCGATGATGAGCGCCCGGATGAGCGAAGCGGAGGCCAATGACCATTGCGCGGAGGTGCTGCGCGACTGTGGGCTGTTGCCCTATGCCAACACGGCGGCAGGCAGCCTGACGTTGTTGAACCGCAAACGGCTTGAACTGGCGCGCGCGCTTGCGGGGCGGCCCAAACTTTTGCTGCTTGACGAGATCGCGGGCGGTTTGACCGAAGCGGAAGGGGCCGAGCTGGTCGATTTGGTGCGCCGGGTGCGCGACCAAGGCGTGACCATCATTTGGATTGAACATGTGCTGCATGCGCTCATGGCGGTGGCAAACCGGGTCATGGTGCTCAACTTTGGCGTCAAAATCGCCGAAGGCACCCCGGACGCCGTCATGCAAGACGCCGAGGTGCAGCGCGTTTACATGGGGATCGAAGCATGAGTGACACAGCCATTTTATCGACGCATGGCCTCACAGGAGGCTATGGCGATTTTCAGGCATTGTTCGGCATAGACATGCATCTTGCACCGGGCGAGGTCGTTGCCCTGATCGGTGCGAACGGGGCCGGGAAATCGACGTTTCTGAAATCCATTTTCGGGCTTTTGCCCGTCGCGCGCGACATGGTGCGCTTTGAAGGTCAGCCGGTGGGGGCACACCCGCCCATATGATGGTCCGGCGTGGCATTGCCATGGTGCCCGAAGGTCGACGGCTTTTTGTTGGCATGACGGTCGAGGAAAACCTGCGCATCGCGATTGACAATGCGCGCCTGCCCGAAGGCGAGGGGCCATGGACCCGCGAGCACCTGTTCGATCTGTTCCCGATCCTGCGCGAAAAGCGGCGGCAGCCGATCGAGGATCTGTCCGGTGGACAACAGCAAATGGTAGCGATTTCGCGCGCGCTTTTGTGCCAGCCGAAGGTGCTGTTGTGCGATGAGATCAGTCTAGGCCTTGCGCCCAAAGTGATCCGTGAAATTTATGAAATCCTCCCCGAAATCAGCGCCTCTGGCACCGCCATCGTACTGGTCGAACAAGACGTTGGCCTCGCGCGGGAGGCCTCAAATCGCCTGTATTGTATGCTCGAAGGACGCATCACATTGACCGGCGTCTCACAGGACATCCCCCGCGACGCCATCGCCGCGGCTTATTTTGGAGCGTCTCATGCAGTGGCTTGATGCAGTGATCCAAGGCGTCCTTTTGGGCGGAATGTATGCGCAATATGCGCTGGGCATGGCGTTGATGTTTGGCGTGATGCGGATCGTCAATATCGCCCATGGCGATGTGATGATCCTCTTGTCACTCATCGCCGTCTCACTGGCTGGGGTGCTGCCTTTTGGCAACCTTGGGCTGATCGTTGTGATCGTGCCAATCGCGGTGGTGATCGGGTGGGTTTTACAAAAATTCATCCTCAACAAAGTGGTCGGTGCCGATCCTTTGCCGTCTCTCATCGCCACCTTCGGCCTGTCCATCGCTTTACAGAATTTCATGTTGGAACTCTGGTCGGCGGACACGCGCAGCCTGCCCAATTCCGACATCGCCAGCGCAAGTTTTCAGATCGGTTCGATCTATGTCGGGCTCTTGCCGGTGATCGTTTTGATCACGGCTCTCGTGCTGACCGGTGGTTTGGATGCGGTGCTGCGGTTTTCGCGCTTTGGTCGCGGCCTGCGCGCTGCCGCTGCCGATACTGAAGCCGCTGCGATGACCGGGGTCGACCCCAAACGGATTTATGCCATCGCCACGGCCATTGCCGTTGGCATTCTGGGGCTGGCCGCCGTGTTTGCCGCATTGCGCGCCACGGTGTCGCCGTCTGATGGCTCAGCCCAGTTGATCTACGCGTTTGAAGCGGTGATCATCGGCGGCATGGGCTCGGTCTGGGGCGCCTTCTTGGGCGCAATGGTGCTTGGCGTGGCGCAAGCCATCGGTCTTCGGATTGATCCGGGCTTGGGCATTCTTTTCGGACATCTCGTCTTTCTCGCGGTGCTGGCCACACGGCCCGAAGGCATCATGGCGCGCAAAAAATGAGGCAGGGACACATGACATCTAAACCACATCACACCGAGGTCGTCCGCGCGACCCGATCCAGCCGGATCGCCATGACGCTGTGCCTCGCCCTTCTTGTGGCGCTTGTTGCCATGCCGTGGTGGGCGAGTTCGGGCAACATCCGCTGGGCCATTGAACTGTCGTGCTACATCGCCATTGCGCAGATGTGGAACCTGCTGGCGGGCTATGCCGGGCTGGTCTCCGTCGGCCAACAGGCCTTTATCGGCGTCTCGGGCTATCTGCTTTTCGTTCTGGCGCAGAATTTTGGCGTAAACCCTTTTGTTGCTGTGCTGCTGTCGCTCATCGCGCCTGCGATCTTGGCGGTGCCGACCTATCTGTTGCTGCGGCGTCTGGACGGGCCTTATTTTGCCATCGGCACATGGGTCGTGGCCGAAGCGGTGCGACTGGCGACCTCGAACATTGATTATGTCAATGCGGGGGCGGGTCTGACCTTGCGGGTGATGACCCAATATAGCCAGCATGAGCGCGAGGTTGGTTTTGTCCTGCTCTGTGCGCTCCTGTTGCTCACCACCATTGGCGGCAGCTATTGGTTGTTACGCTCTCGCATTGGGCTTGCATTGACGGCGATGCGTGACAATCCGGTGGCCGCCGCCAGCCAAGGCGTCAATGTCGGTCGGCTGCGGTTCTATATCTTTATCGCGGCTGCGGTTGGCACAGGCTTTGCCGGGGCGATCTATTATATGGCGCAGCTCAGGATCACACCGTCGGCGGGTTTTGATCCGTTTTGGGGCTCGATGTCGATTTTCATCGTCATGGTGGGTGGCATTGGTGCGATTGAGGGCGTGTTGATCGGCGCGTTGATCTACTTTCTCGCCGACCGCCTGTTTGGCGAATTCGGCTCGGCCTATTTGATCGTGCTGGGCCTGCTCACCTTGGTGATTGCGCTCTACGCGCGGGGCGGGGTCTGGGGCCTCATACAAAAATGGGGAGATCACGCCTGGTTCCCGGTTCGGCGTAAATTGATCGTGGAGGAAAAGCCATGAAAGCCGCCGTTTTCAAGGCTCTGGGCCAACCGCTTTGCCTCAATGAAGTGGCAAAGCCTGAGGCAGGGCGTGGGCAAGTGCTGCTCAAAGTCTGCCGATGTGGCATCTGTGGCTCGGATTTGCACATGACCGAAGACGCCACCTTTGGCCTTCAGGGCGGCGAGGTGATTGGTCATGAGTTTTCGGGCGAAGTGATCGACGTGGGCGCGGGTGTGACCCACCTCAAACCCGGCGATCACGTCTCCGCCGCTCCGCTCAAAGGCTGCGGCACCTGTCCCGCGTGCCTGCGCGGCGAACCGGCGTGGTGTGCGCAATTCGCTCTCATCGGCGGCGGCTTTGCCGAATATGCGGCGTTGGATGAACTGCAGTGCCGCAAATTGCCTTGGGGTATTTCTGCTGCGGATGGCGCGTTGGCTGAACCTTTGGGGGTGGCGCTGCATGGGATCATGCGGGCCAAGATGAGGCCGGGTGCGACCGTGGCGATCGTTGGGGCCGGGGCCATTGGCCTTGCCGTGGCGTTTTGGGCGCGGCGCATGGGTGCGAGCCGCGTTGTTGTGGTCGACATGCACGATCACCAACGGGACCGGGCGATGCAGCTTGGCGCGACGGATTTCATTATCTCAGACCCCGATCTTGCGCACAAGTTGACCCAAGCCTGTGGCGGGTCGCCAGAGATGGTGTTTGAATGCGTTGGCAAACCGGGGCTGATTGACCATTGTGTCGACCTTGTCGCGCCTCGGGGCAAGGTCGTTGTGTTGGGGCTGTGCACGGCCCCCGATCACATGAACAGCTTTCGCGCCATCTCCAAAGAGGTCGAGATCGTGATGTCGGTGTTTTTCAACATGTCAGAGTTCGAAATGGCGATCCGCGCGTTGGATGCCGGAACCTATGCACCACAGCATTTGATTTCGGACACGGTGACGCTCGCCGAGATGCCTGCTGCCTTTGAGGCGCTGCGTCAACGTACGACCCAATGCAAGGTGATGGTTGATCCAAGCGCCACGCTTCAGCTGTCTTAGGGGCGGTTGATATGTCGTGTCGAGCGCGTCTAAAGAGAGGGGGCTCCCGCATTTGGGCGCCTCATTTCGCGTTTGAGCCAAGTGACGCAGTCCATGATCTGCGGGTGATGCGCGCGTTCTTCAGGTCGCAAAATCCAATAGCTCTCGGGAGAGGTCACCGCTGGCCCAAATGGCTCCCAAAGTCGCCCTTGGCGAAGGTCTTCTTCGACGTAAAATCGCGGCACCACGGCCAGACCAAGCCCAGCACAGGCCGCAGGGATCAGCAGGCCACTGTGGCCCAGCCGCACACCTCGGATCGCGCCGCTGTGTGCGGTGCCTGAGAGGCGCAGCCATGTCATCCAAAGACTCGGGCGGGTCGCGTTTTGCAGCGTGGGGAGGCGAGCGAAATCGAGGTGATCCAAAGACGCGCTGGGCGCGATCAGTTTGGGGGCGGCGACGACAGTCAGGGTTTCGGCGCAAAGCCAATCACTGCGCACATCTGCGGCCGCCCCAGTGCCACGTACAATGGCCAGATCGGCGGGGGATGTGGTGAAATCACTGGCCCCTTCCGCCTCGATCACCTCCAAAATAACCTCTGGATGGGCGGCGAGAAATCCACCGAGCCTGGGCAAAAGCCAACGCGCGGCAAACCCTGGGCTGGTCCGAAGGATCAAAGCCTCTTCACGCCTTTGCCCGCGCACGGCATCCAGCGCCGCCTTTTCTAACCTAGCCAAAAGCGGGTCAATCTCGCGCCAATACTGCACCCCGACCTCGGTCAGCACCAGCCGTGATCCAATCCGTTGAAACAGGCGCACCCCAAGAAACTGCTCCAGCGCGCTGATCTGTCGGCTCACCCCGCTTTGTGTGAGGCCAAGGTCTTCGGCAGCGCGGGTAAAGCTACGATGTCGCGCGGCCAGATCAAAGCATTCCAGCGCGGAGAGGGAGGGGATGAAACGGCGCAAAGGCGCGATCCTTTTGAAAAAAATGCGTTGAAGATCGTCATGAGTAAAAGTCATGCCAGAATGCATATTTCAACCATTTTCTTTTCTATATCCTGTGTCATTGTCATGTCAGGCTTTGAACCTTGCGACAGGCGAGCGGCCCCAATCACAGCATTTCTCATGTCAAACGGAGCTGTCATGATACAGCCGCAGGGCAAACATATCGCCGTCATCGGTGCCGGAATTGTTGGCATCAGTGTCGCCGCAGCACTTTTGCAAGAGGGGCATCGTGTGACGGTGATAGACCCGGCACCGCCCGGCGCGCCCCATGCCGCCAGCTACGGCAACGGCGCGTTTATCAGCCCGGCGTCGATCCTGCCGATGTCGCAGCCCGGCCTGTGGCGTAAGGTGCCGAGAATGCTGGCCGATCGACGCGGGGCGTTGACCATCCGCTGGCGTGATCTGCCCGCGTTGACGCCGTGGCTTGTGCGCTTTCTCAGGGCCGGGGCGACCGGCGACAAGGTTTCGCGCACGGCGCGCGCTCTTTCTGGCCTGCTCGCGGATGCGCCGCAGCGCCATATCGACCTTGCTGCGCGTGCGGGTCTGTCGGGTTTGATCGTGCAAAACGGGCTCCTTTACGCCTTTCGCGAGCGGGCAGCGTATGAGGCGGAGGCGTTCGGGTGGGAGCTTCGACGCGACAATGGCGTGGTGATGGTTGAGGTTGAGGGCGAGGCTTTGCGCCGCGCCGCCCCCGCGCTTGACCCTGCCTATCGGTTTGGCGTCCTGATCAAAGACGGGGCGCATTGCACCGATCCCGGCGGCTATGTCGCCGGGCTTGCCGACTGGTTGACCGGGCAGGGCGCGGTGCTTCGGCGGGACCGTGTGATTGGGTTTGATCTGCCCGCAGGGCAGTTGCGCGGGCTGCGCTGTGACGATGGCGATATGGCCTGTGATCTGGCGGTGATTGCGGCGGGTCTGGCCTCCGTCCCACTGGCCGCGTCGTTGGGAGACCCGGTGCCTTTGGCCGCCGAGCGCGGCTATCATGTCGAACTTCGTGAGGCTCCGTTCACACTCGACATTCCGATCATGCCACAGGATGGAAAAATGGCCAATGTCACCACGCGTGGTGGCCTGCGCGCCGCCGGGCAGGTGGAACTCGCCGCGCCAGATGCACCGCCAAATTGGGCGCGGGCCGAGATCCTTTTTGAGCATCTGACGCGGAGCTACCCGGCTCTGTCAGGGGTGACAGATTCACAGGTTACGCGTTGGCAGGGCAATCGTCCCTCGACGCCAGACGGCAAGCCCGTGATCGGTCGATCCACCCGGTCCAAAGACGTGGTTTACGCCTTTGGGCACGGCCATATCGGCCTTGCCTCCGCTCCGATGACCGCAGCATTGGTTGCGGATTTGGTCGCTGGACGTCCCCCGGCTTGCGACCTAACGTCTTTTTCACCGACCCGCTTTCCTTGAGACATTTCCATTGAGACAAAGAGAGACCCGATGACATCCTCCAAACCTCTGACCGCTTTTGGTCCTGATTTTACCTTTGCCTACGATGATTGGCTCGCCCATCCGGCGGGGTTGGGGGCCGTACCGCGCGACAGTCATGGTGCGCAGGTGGCCATCATCGGCGCTGGCGCGGCTGGCGTGATTGCGGCCTATGAATTGATGAAATTAGGGCTGCGTCCAGTGATTTATGAGGCCTCTCGATTTGGCGGGCGGCTCCGCTCTGAGGTGTTTGATGGCACCCAGGATGTGATTGCGGAGATGGGTGGGATGCGGTTTCCGATCTCGTCCGCGAGCTTCTATCACTACCTGAACCTCATGGGGTTACAAACAAAACCCTTTCCAAATCCGCTGACCAAGGCCGCAGGGTCCACCGTGATCGACCTTGAAGGAGAAACGCTTTTCGCGCGCGATCTCAATGATTTGCCCGATATGTATCGCGAAATTGCGGTGGCCTATAGCGATGCTTTGGAGCAAGGGGTTGGCTTTGGCGAGCTGCAAGCGGCCATTCGGGACAAGGATGCAGCGCGGGTCAAAGCCCTCTGGGACCCGATCGTCGAGGCCTGGGATGAGCGCACATTTTATGACTTTGTCACAAGCTCGCAGGCCTTTCAAAATCTGAGCTTTCGCCATCGCGAGGTCTTTGGCCAAGTGGGATTTGGGACTGGCGGTTGGGATTCAGATTTCCCCAATTCCATGCTTGAAATCCTGCGGGTTAATCTTTTGGGCTTTGACGACGATCAACGCTATGTGGTCGGCGGGGTTGAGAATGTTTTGCGCCGTCTATGGACCGCCACGCCGCCCTGCGCGCATTGGCCGGAGGGCACCTCTCTGGCCTCTCTGCATGGTGGTGCGACCCGGTCACGGGTGACGCATATTTCGCGTGCAGCGTCTGACACATCCTTCACGGTGCGCGACCAATGGGACAACGAAGTCGCCTATGAGGCGGTGCTCGCAACCTGCCAGAGCCACCTTTTGACCACGGCGATTGACGTCGAAGAAGACCTGTTTGCCCAACCGCTCTGGATGGCGCTCGACCGCACGCGCTACATGCAGGCGGCGAAGACATTCGTGATGGTGGATCGGCCGTTTTGGACCGACATGGACGCCGCGACAGGGCGGCCTGTGTTGTCGATGACGTTGACCGACCGGATCACACGGGGCACCTATTTCTTTGACAATGGGCCGGACGCGCCGGGGGTAATCTGCTTGTCGTATTCGTGGATGACGGATGCGTTGAAACTCTTGCCGTTGTCGGATGAAAAACGGGTTGATTTGGCGTTGAACGCCTTGGAAAAAATCTATCCCGGCGTGGATATTGCTTCTCATATCCGGGGTGTGCCGAAATGCATCAGTTGGGAGGCGGATGAGAATTTCCTTGGAGCGTTCAAAGGCGCATTGCCGGGGCATTATCGGTACAATCGTCGCGTCTATGGTCATTTCATGCAGGCGGGTCACCCCGCTGCGCATCGCGGAATGTTCCTTGCGGGCGACAGTGTGAGCTGGACCCCGGCATGGGTCGAAGGCGCGGTTCAGACCGCTTTGAACGCGGTTTGGGGCATCATGACCCACTTTGGCGGTGCTTCAAATGCGGCCAATCCGGGGCCGGGAGATGTCTATGAGGATCAGGGGCCAGTGGCCCTGTCTCAATAGCGAAGCAGGGCGTTTTGCCAGCCGTTTTGCCCCTAAGTCCGTGGTGGATTTAGGGGTGATAAATGTGATTTAAGGCATTGTTTTTTATTTACAAAAAATCATTTTAATGGTTGTTTTGGTGAGCTTTCCTCCTGACCAAAAGGCCCGCTTTCATGACCGAACATCACAGTGCTCCACAGCGTAAAATTGGCATCATTGGTGCGGGTAAAATCGGCTGTGCCATCTACGAGGCCTTGGCCGAGATGGCGGGGGTTGAGGTGTCCTATGTGCTGGCCGGGCGGCGTCAGCCAGAAGGGGTTCCTGAAGCGCTGATCCTGACGGATATGGCGCAGGCGCTGGCGCGCGATGTGGACTTGGTGATCGAAGCCGCCGTGCCAGAGGTGATCCATGATCACGGCGCGGCGATCTTGGCCAAAAGCGATCTGTGTGGCTTTAGCTGTACCGCGCTGTCCGTGCTGCAAACTGAGCAGGCGCTGCGCGCGGCCTGTGCCACACACGGCACGCGGTTTTTTGTTCCTCATGGTGCCGTTCTGGCGCTGGACGGCTTGGCCGATGGGCGCGATGTGATTGAGCGCGTCAGCATCACGACGGTCAAAAGCGGGCCGAGCCTTGGCCTGTCTGAGACGGCGGAGGGCGCGGTTTTTGAAGGCACGGCGCGTGAGGCCTGTCTCACATTCCCGCGCAATGTGAACGTGCATGCCGCCGTCGCACTGGCCGGGCTTGGCTTTGATCGCACGATCAGCCGGGTGGTGGCTGAGCCGGGTAAAAAGACAATGGAACATCATATTCACGTTGAGGGACAGGGGCTTGAATGGGACATCCGCGTCGCATCGCAGTCCCTGGGCGGGGTGAGCGGGGCCTATACGCCGCGCTCTGCCGTGGGCACGGTACGGCGCATTTTGGGTGGGATGGGCGTGACCATTGCGTGACGCCCGACCGCCATTGGTCACATCGAAAAGGCTTTCATCAACATCCGCCCCGCCGTGATCAACAGGAAGACGGCGAAAATGCGTTTGAGCTTTTTCGCTGGAAGCCGATGCGCCAAAGCCACGCCCATTGGAGCGGAGATCAGCGTCATCGAAATCGTGGCGGCAAAGGCCGGGAGGTTGATGAGGCCCAGCGAAAAGGGCGGCTTGCCCTCAAGCGCCCAGCCATGCAGTGCAAAACTCACCGAAGATGGCAGCGCGATCAACAGGCCAAAGCCCGCCGCCGTGCCGACCGCGCGGTGCATCGTGAGGCCCGAAAGGGTTAGGACTGGCACCCCAAAAGAGCCGCCGCCAATGCCCATGAGCACCGACAAAAATCCGATGGCCGAACTCAAAGCCGAGCGAAACGGTTCGCGCGGCAGGCGTTCGGTTCCGGTCTCTTTGGGGCCACCAAAGGCCATTTGGGCCGAAACGATCATGCCCAAAACACCGAAAATGCCCAACAGGATGTGCGAGGACAGCCGGGTGGCGACAAAAGCCCCGATCACCGCGCCGATCACGATGCCGGGGGCCCATGTTTTCAGGATATCCATATCAACCGTGCCGCGTTTGCGATGCGATTGAACCGAGCGCAAAGAGGTGACGACAATGGTGGCCAACGACGTGGCAACGCAGACCTGCATCAGATGCGCGCTCTCGTATCCCATTGAGGAAAAAAGAAAATAAAAGGCGGGGACAAGGACAATGCCGCCACCGAGACCCAAAAGCCCGGCGATAATGCCCGCAATGAAGCCGGTGGCGATGAGCACGGCGGCCAGTTCGAGGTAGAGGGGGATGTCGGTCATGGTCTGGATCAGCCTAGGGTTAAACCGCCATCGACATGCACGGTCGCGCCGGTGATCTGGCGGGCTTCTGGGGACAGCAAGAAAGCGACGGTTGCAGCGATGTCACTGGGTTCGGTGAGCCGCCCGGTGGGGGTGGCGGCCATGGCGGCAGACAGCGTGTCTGGTGACACCGCGAGATGGCCCCCGCCTTGTTTGCGGGTGAAGCCCGGCACCACCGCATTCACTGTGGTCCCCGTGGGCGCAAGTTGCAGCGCGAGCGCGCCAACCAAGGCTTCAATGGCGGCCTTTGCGGCGGAGGTGGTGGGAAAACTTGTACCCGCTTTGCCATGCACATGGGCGACGAACGAGCTGATAGCGATGACACGACCGCAGGGAGAGCGTTCAAGGTCGCTGAGGGCCTCTGATACCAAAAGAGCAAATGCGCCGGGCATCATTGCTAAGTCGCGCATCAAATCATCATGGGTGAAGCTGCCAAAAGGCGCTTTTGAGGCCTTGCCTGCGTTGCTGACGATCTGATCAATCTGTCCGAACGCGGATTTGGCGGCGGTGATCAGACGGGTGCATGTGGCGGGAATGGCGAGATCGCCGAGTTCCAAAACAACCTCCGAACCTGCCGTTCGACAGTCTTGGGCGACCGCCTCAAGGGCATCGGCGTTTTTACCGGTGTGTAAGAGGAGGGCGGTGTCAGGACCGGCAGACCGCCGGGCGATGGCCGCGCCGATGCCGCTTGCCGCGCCGGTGATAAGGAGGGTGCGTTTCATTGGATCAGTCATATCTTTCGTTGCGCAGGGCCGCTGTGTTTGTCCGGCTTGAAAGAACCGCCCGACGCGTTTGGCGGGGCGCGGTCATGCGGGATCTGTCATTCACTGTGCGGCGCTTTTGTGCGGCGTATCTTGGAGTTTGAGGGATGGGAATGCCTAAACTCGAATTTTTGTATATGGTATACTAAAATGACTGACAAGTGATTTTGTTAATTTTCCCGCTGCGGGCGGGTTTGATCGAAATATGCGCATTTCTCATCGCTGCGCTGCGCGATATTTCGTTATTTTCATAGAAATATGCCCCGATGCGTGTCTGGGGGCGCTCCGTGCGACGCTTGGTGAGACTCTGCCATCCGATTCTGCTGCACTGCAATATTGGATACAGATTTTCGATTTTCTCGCGTTCATGACTCGAGTTTCGTATTCTGTTGCGGGCGTTTGGGGCCTGAAGTGCAATAAATTTGCACAATATTTGTGCGAAAGTTGAAGCCGATGGTCCCAAGGCCTTTTTGTTGTCACGAAGTCGTTGACAGTTTTTTCGACTGCTTCCTAGGCTTGGTGAGGGAATGTCGGCACTCGTCAAAAAACACCTGAGCCAATCAGGCCATGACCTCCTTAGCCAACGGGAAAAAAGATGAACGCACTTACACGCACCGCTTTTCGGGCCACGCTTCCGCGCGCGCTCTTATCCGCGCTTTTTCTAGGCGCCGCCGCCCCGCTTTATGCCGCCGGACTGACCATTGCCATCGGGTCTGAGCCGACCACCCTTGATCCGCAACAACGCGACGACGGGGCGGAACGCGCCATCACTGACAATATTTTTGAAACGCTGCTGGAGCGCACCCCCGATGGCGTGCTGGTTCCCGGCCTTGCTCTCGAGATGCCGACACAGGTTGATCCGCTGACGTGGGAATTCAAACTGAAGCCCGATGTCAGCTTTACCAACGGCGAGCCGTTCAATGCCGACGCAGTTGTCACCTCTGTCCTGCGGATCATCAACCCGGACTATAATTCGGAACAAATGGCCTATCTGGGCACGATTGAAAGCGCCGCTAAGGTGGATGATCTGACCGTGCATATCACCACCAAATCCCCTGACCCGGTGCTGCCGGCGCGGATGTATTGGATGAAAATGGTTCCGGCGCGCTATTCCGCAGATCCCGAATTTGGCATGACGCCCATCGGCACCGGTCCATATGAAATCTCCCATTGGGAACGCGGTGAAAGCATCACGTTGGTGCGCAATGATGCCTATTGGGGCGATGCGCCGGAGATTGATGATGTCACCTACCGTTTTGTCAGCGAGCCGGGCACGCGCCTGTCGGGGTTGATGGCGGGGGAGTTGGATGTGATCCGCAACCTCTACCCGGAATTTGCCGCAGCCGTGCCAAAAGCGATCACCGCGCAGGGGCTTGAGACCTCTACGCTGGTGCTGTCCACCGCCAACCCGGTGATGCAAGACCCGAAAGTGCGCAAGGCGATGAACCTTGCAATCGACCGCGCGGCTTTGGCCGAGGCGCTGTTTGTCGGCAATGCACAGCCGGTCAAAGGCCAGCTTGTGAACCCGAAAAGCTTTGGCTTTAACACCAGCCTGCCCGCCTACACCTATGACCCAGAGCAAGCTAAGGCGCTGATCAAAGAGGCGGGGGCCACAGGCCAAAAGATCACCCTCGTGGGTGAATCTGGTCGGTGGCTGAAAGACCGCGAGTTGATCGAGGCCGTGGGGTCTTACTGGGCGGAAATCGGTTTGGATGTGGA includes:
- a CDS encoding aspartate dehydrogenase domain-containing protein; protein product: MTEHHSAPQRKIGIIGAGKIGCAIYEALAEMAGVEVSYVLAGRRQPEGVPEALILTDMAQALARDVDLVIEAAVPEVIHDHGAAILAKSDLCGFSCTALSVLQTEQALRAACATHGTRFFVPHGAVLALDGLADGRDVIERVSITTVKSGPSLGLSETAEGAVFEGTAREACLTFPRNVNVHAAVALAGLGFDRTISRVVAEPGKKTMEHHIHVEGQGLEWDIRVASQSLGGVSGAYTPRSAVGTVRRILGGMGVTIA
- a CDS encoding SDR family NAD(P)-dependent oxidoreductase, with translation MKRTLLITGAASGIGAAIARRSAGPDTALLLHTGKNADALEAVAQDCRTAGSEVVLELGDLAIPATCTRLITAAKSAFGQIDQIVSNAGKASKAPFGSFTHDDLMRDLAMMPGAFALLVSEALSDLERSPCGRVIAISSFVAHVHGKAGTSFPTTSAAKAAIEALVGALALQLAPTGTTVNAVVPGFTRKQGGGHLAVSPDTLSAAMAATPTGRLTEPSDIAATVAFLLSPEARQITGATVHVDGGLTLG
- a CDS encoding sulfite exporter TauE/SafE family protein — translated: MTDIPLYLELAAVLIATGFIAGIIAGLLGLGGGIVLVPAFYFLFSSMGYESAHLMQVCVATSLATIVVTSLRSVQSHRKRGTVDMDILKTWAPGIVIGAVIGAFVATRLSSHILLGIFGVLGMIVSAQMAFGGPKETGTERLPREPFRSALSSAIGFLSVLMGIGGGSFGVPVLTLSGLTMHRAVGTAAGFGLLIALPSSVSFALHGWALEGKPPFSLGLINLPAFAATISMTLISAPMGVALAHRLPAKKLKRIFAVFLLITAGRMLMKAFSM
- a CDS encoding flavin monoamine oxidase family protein, which translates into the protein MTSSKPLTAFGPDFTFAYDDWLAHPAGLGAVPRDSHGAQVAIIGAGAAGVIAAYELMKLGLRPVIYEASRFGGRLRSEVFDGTQDVIAEMGGMRFPISSASFYHYLNLMGLQTKPFPNPLTKAAGSTVIDLEGETLFARDLNDLPDMYREIAVAYSDALEQGVGFGELQAAIRDKDAARVKALWDPIVEAWDERTFYDFVTSSQAFQNLSFRHREVFGQVGFGTGGWDSDFPNSMLEILRVNLLGFDDDQRYVVGGVENVLRRLWTATPPCAHWPEGTSLASLHGGATRSRVTHISRAASDTSFTVRDQWDNEVAYEAVLATCQSHLLTTAIDVEEDLFAQPLWMALDRTRYMQAAKTFVMVDRPFWTDMDAATGRPVLSMTLTDRITRGTYFFDNGPDAPGVICLSYSWMTDALKLLPLSDEKRVDLALNALEKIYPGVDIASHIRGVPKCISWEADENFLGAFKGALPGHYRYNRRVYGHFMQAGHPAAHRGMFLAGDSVSWTPAWVEGAVQTALNAVWGIMTHFGGASNAANPGPGDVYEDQGPVALSQ
- a CDS encoding ABC transporter substrate-binding protein; translated protein: MNALTRTAFRATLPRALLSALFLGAAAPLYAAGLTIAIGSEPTTLDPQQRDDGAERAITDNIFETLLERTPDGVLVPGLALEMPTQVDPLTWEFKLKPDVSFTNGEPFNADAVVTSVLRIINPDYNSEQMAYLGTIESAAKVDDLTVHITTKSPDPVLPARMYWMKMVPARYSADPEFGMTPIGTGPYEISHWERGESITLVRNDAYWGDAPEIDDVTYRFVSEPGTRLSGLMAGELDVIRNLYPEFAAAVPKAITAQGLETSTLVLSTANPVMQDPKVRKAMNLAIDRAALAEALFVGNAQPVKGQLVNPKSFGFNTSLPAYTYDPEQAKALIKEAGATGQKITLVGESGRWLKDRELIEAVGSYWAEIGLDVDIRIEEFGEYLNQLFDKNSRPDAIFVTNSDELLDADRPLTAALEFGASYASNVDEEMAAAIQAARSETDVEARAALYDEITQKAYDLDYLAPLLNQEDVYGLSERLNWTPRIDAKLLVKEMSVTE